One Streptomyces sp. NBC_00536 genomic window carries:
- a CDS encoding acyl carrier protein, with protein sequence MTTAPHTPAADVLAELTAVLAGMTGAEVHSVDAERPFAFLGIDSLLSAQFVAALGARYGIRLPSDALYEHRTPAALARHIAGRLHAPSAPAPSAATTSWSPLRPVRDPAAVAVAADPAGLTLVLRDQLARILRCAPEAIDPGTPFTMLGLDSILAAEFVAGINQTWDLTEQTALLYEHPDLAAMAAYVTSRVTGTPAVPPAPAAPTPPAAQGPGLDLEALLDAVRDDVLSIDEAAALLAAR encoded by the coding sequence ATGACCACCGCCCCGCACACTCCCGCCGCCGATGTGCTCGCCGAACTCACCGCGGTACTGGCGGGGATGACCGGCGCCGAGGTGCACTCCGTCGACGCCGAGCGGCCCTTCGCCTTCCTGGGGATCGACTCCCTGCTCAGTGCGCAGTTCGTCGCCGCGCTCGGCGCCCGCTACGGCATCCGGCTGCCCAGCGACGCGCTGTACGAGCACCGGACCCCGGCGGCGCTGGCCCGGCACATCGCCGGGCGCCTGCACGCGCCCTCCGCCCCGGCGCCGTCCGCCGCCACGACCTCCTGGTCCCCGCTGCGGCCCGTACGGGACCCGGCCGCGGTCGCCGTGGCCGCCGACCCCGCCGGCCTGACCCTGGTGCTGCGCGACCAGCTCGCGCGGATCCTGCGCTGCGCCCCCGAGGCCATCGACCCCGGGACCCCCTTCACGATGCTGGGCCTGGATTCCATCCTGGCGGCGGAGTTCGTCGCGGGCATCAACCAGACCTGGGACCTCACCGAACAGACCGCCCTGCTCTACGAACACCCCGACCTCGCCGCGATGGCCGCGTACGTCACCTCCCGCGTCACCGGCACCCCCGCGGTCCCCCCGGCGCCCGCCGCGCCGACGCCACCCGCCGCGCAGGGCCCGGGCCTCGACCTCGAAGCCCTGCTGGACGCGGTACGGGACGACGTACTCAGCATCGACGAAGCCGCCGCCCTGCTCGCCGCCCGCTGA